The following nucleotide sequence is from Halobacillus mangrovi.
TTATTGGTTTGTTATTGCTTACGGCTTGCTCTTTCATAGCCAGCGCTGACGAATCTGTAGATTCTTCGGATTCAACTGCACAGCCAACCTATGAAGTGACAATGGAAACAGAAATAGTGGAATATGAAGAGTATCATATTACGATTCATTATCCACAAACACCTAACAATCAAATTAATCAGACCATTATAGATTATGTGAATCAAAAGAAGGCTGCTTTTAAAAAAGAGAGCTATCAGTCTATTCAAGAGTACGGAAAGACCAAGTCTCATGAACTGCATATAGACTTTGAAATACCTCACCAAGGTTCAAGCTTTTTCAGTGTGAGATTTGAAGAAACGATGGATGTGGGGGTACCCAACATCATTCATGATCAGACGGTCATGAATTTTGGTAAAAAGAATGGAAAGCGTCTGCAATTAGATCAATTGTTTAAAGATAATCGGCATTATGTGAAACACTTAGCTAAACTCACGAAAGAGAAGCTTAGGGACGACCTTAGTGAAGAAACCTACCAGCGCCCTGAGATTCAGGAAGCTTTGAAAGCTGTACCAACCAATTACGAAAATATTGCATTAACGGGGAACGGCTTGGAAATATATTTGAATCAAACAGTAGATATACTTCCAAAGCAAGTGGTAGTAAGTCAACGTTTGATCAAGGACCTGTTAAAAGACAGCTATTCAGAGGCGTTAATGTCTGAAGGCATTAAGCAAGTCAGTCATGAACAAGACGTGGACCTGCCTCAAGCAGAGAAGAGGGAAAAGTCGGAGGAAGAGGGACATTTAGAAGCAAAGAAAATTGCTTTAACCTTTGATGATGGCCCTCATCCTAAGATCACACCAAAGGTTCTCAAAGTCTTGCAAGAATATGAAGCGAAAGCGACCTTTTTCATGATTGGAAAAAGAGTCCAATACTTTTCTGAAACAGCAAAATTGGTTGCTGATCAAGG
It contains:
- a CDS encoding polysaccharide deacetylase family protein; protein product: MRRPIIYIGIIGLLLLTACSFIASADESVDSSDSTAQPTYEVTMETEIVEYEEYHITIHYPQTPNNQINQTIIDYVNQKKAAFKKESYQSIQEYGKTKSHELHIDFEIPHQGSSFFSVRFEETMDVGVPNIIHDQTVMNFGKKNGKRLQLDQLFKDNRHYVKHLAKLTKEKLRDDLSEETYQRPEIQEALKAVPTNYENIALTGNGLEIYLNQTVDILPKQVVVSQRLIKDLLKDSYSEALMSEGIKQVSHEQDVDLPQAEKREKSEEEGHLEAKKIALTFDDGPHPKITPKVLKVLQEYEAKATFFMIGKRVQYFSETAKLVADQGHEIGNHTWDHPRLTRLSPEEVENQIDKTQEVIKEVTGVQPKMIRLPFGEVPSQFSRTQLKIIPLDVHGENWQEKEPEQLAQELVENVKSGDTILLHDIQSASVEVLEMVLDELSRKGYKIVKVSEL